One genomic region from Sphingobacterium multivorum encodes:
- the ureA gene encoding urease subunit gamma, whose product MHLLPRETEKLLLHLAGELAKKRKARGLKLNYPESIALISSELLEAARDGRTVADLMQYGATLLTREDVMEGVPEMIHDVQIEATFPDGTKLVTVHNPIR is encoded by the coding sequence ATGCATTTATTACCTAGAGAGACAGAGAAGCTATTGCTTCATCTTGCCGGCGAACTAGCGAAAAAACGTAAAGCTAGAGGACTTAAATTAAACTATCCGGAGTCTATTGCATTGATCAGTAGTGAACTATTGGAAGCCGCTCGTGACGGACGTACTGTCGCCGATTTAATGCAGTATGGTGCAACATTGTTGACACGTGAAGATGTTATGGAAGGTGTGCCCGAAATGATTCATGATGTACAGATAGAAGCTACATTTCCAGATGGTACAAAACTGGTTACTGTTCATAACCCGATTCGCTAA
- the ureG gene encoding urease accessory protein UreG, with product MENRKYVKIGVGGPVGSGKTALLERLSRRLMNEIDLAVITNDIYTKEDAEYMAKNSLLPRERIIGVETGGCPHTAIREDASMNLEAVDELASRFPDLELILIESGGDNLTSTYSPDLADITIFVIDVAEGEKMPRKGGPAITRSDLLLINKKDLAPYVGASLEVMEHDARKMRKGSPFLFSNLKTGDGLEEIVGWIKKYALLQDIEEPNLLR from the coding sequence ATGGAAAATAGAAAATATGTTAAAATAGGGGTTGGTGGTCCGGTAGGATCTGGTAAAACAGCATTATTGGAACGATTGAGCAGACGTTTGATGAATGAAATTGATCTTGCCGTAATTACCAATGATATCTATACCAAGGAGGATGCGGAATATATGGCCAAAAATAGTTTGCTTCCCCGTGAACGAATCATCGGTGTAGAAACCGGCGGTTGCCCGCACACCGCGATACGGGAAGATGCGAGTATGAATCTGGAAGCTGTGGATGAGCTGGCAAGTCGTTTCCCGGATTTAGAGTTGATTTTGATTGAAAGTGGCGGTGATAACCTGACGTCTACCTATAGTCCGGATCTCGCCGATATCACCATTTTCGTCATTGATGTTGCCGAAGGTGAAAAAATGCCGCGTAAAGGTGGTCCGGCAATTACAAGATCAGACCTGTTGTTGATTAATAAGAAAGATTTGGCACCCTATGTAGGTGCAAGCTTAGAAGTGATGGAGCATGATGCGCGTAAAATGCGTAAAGGTTCTCCGTTCTTGTTTTCAAATCTAAAAACCGGCGATGGTTTGGAAGAGATTGTGGGCTGGATTAAAAAATACGCACTCCTTCAAGATATTGAGGAACCTAATTTACTACGTTAA
- a CDS encoding urease accessory protein UreE encodes MIITEITRNIHGEQVTKRLDLLAIEWYESTKRIQRLRTAEGMDIAVKLLGKTSSLQDGDILYEDEEKIVVVTIKPCEVIRVMAIDFQRTAFVSSEIGNKHLPLFVEANELLMPYERSMYEWLVKQGFDPQCGERQLLHQLNANVDPKHHQKMKSSTKNIPLLISDKVFMNLQAPTAGIGLMPNDSEDYARD; translated from the coding sequence ATGATAATCACGGAAATCACAAGGAATATTCATGGTGAGCAGGTCACTAAGCGTCTGGATTTGCTTGCTATTGAATGGTATGAGTCGACCAAACGTATTCAACGTTTACGTACAGCGGAGGGAATGGATATTGCCGTCAAATTGTTGGGCAAGACATCCAGCTTGCAGGATGGCGATATCTTGTACGAAGATGAAGAGAAAATTGTTGTGGTAACGATCAAACCTTGTGAAGTCATCCGTGTCATGGCAATTGATTTCCAGCGAACGGCCTTTGTAAGCAGTGAAATTGGAAACAAACATTTGCCTCTATTTGTGGAGGCAAATGAATTGCTCATGCCTTATGAACGGTCAATGTATGAATGGCTTGTGAAACAAGGTTTTGACCCCCAGTGTGGCGAGCGTCAACTTTTACATCAGCTCAATGCTAATGTCGATCCGAAACATCATCAGAAGATGAAGTCTTCGACGAAGAATATACCGCTGTTAATCAGCGATAAAGTCTTCATGAATTTACAGGCGCCAACAGCCGGTATCGGTTTAATGCCCAATGATAGCGAAGATTACGCAAGGGATTGA
- the ureC gene encoding urease subunit alpha — MSLKVKKINYSAIFGPTTGDKVRLGDTDIIVEVEKDYAHYGDEAKFGGGKTVRDGMCQSSIQKRDEGTLDLVITGAIVIDHWGIVKGDIGIKDGKIVGVGRAGNPDTMDNITPNMIIGASTEVHGGAGYIVTPGGIDTHIHYISPTQIETALYSGVTTMIGGGTGPADGTNATTVTPGKWNIRRMLQAVEDLPMNFGFFGKGNVGTEQPIVEQIEAGALGVKIHEDWGATPATIDRALTVADKYDVQVAIHTDTLNEAGFLEDTIQAINGRVIHTFHTEGAGGGHAPDIIKSAMYPNVLPASTNPTRPFTKNTIDEHLDMLMVCHHLSKEIPEDVAFADSRIRPETIAAEDVLQDRGVFSIMSSDSQAMGRVGEVITRTWQTADKMKKQVGPLPEDEGKDNDNFRARRYVAKYTINPAIAHGISNYVGSIEPGKIADMVIWRPDLFGAKPEIIVKGGMIIAAKMGDANASIPTPQPIILRTMFAGLGKAVHRTCFNFVSKVAFEKGIKDEYRLERSLLPVENCRNISKKDMIHNDATPEIIVNPENYEVSLDGEILRSKPVDTVSLGQRYFLF, encoded by the coding sequence ATGAGTTTGAAAGTAAAAAAAATCAATTATAGCGCCATTTTTGGCCCTACAACAGGAGATAAAGTTCGTTTAGGAGATACCGATATCATTGTTGAGGTGGAGAAAGACTATGCTCATTATGGTGATGAAGCTAAGTTTGGCGGTGGTAAAACTGTACGTGACGGGATGTGTCAGTCTTCCATTCAGAAGCGTGATGAAGGAACATTAGATTTGGTCATCACCGGTGCCATTGTGATTGACCATTGGGGAATAGTAAAAGGTGATATCGGTATCAAAGATGGTAAGATTGTCGGTGTGGGGCGCGCAGGGAACCCTGATACCATGGACAATATTACACCCAACATGATTATTGGCGCATCTACAGAGGTACATGGTGGTGCTGGATATATTGTTACACCAGGAGGTATTGATACACACATCCATTACATCAGCCCTACACAGATTGAGACCGCTTTGTATAGTGGGGTAACAACAATGATAGGTGGCGGAACTGGTCCCGCAGATGGAACAAATGCAACTACGGTAACTCCAGGAAAGTGGAATATACGGCGCATGTTACAAGCGGTTGAAGACCTTCCGATGAACTTTGGTTTCTTTGGAAAAGGTAATGTGGGGACAGAGCAACCAATTGTGGAGCAAATCGAAGCAGGAGCTTTGGGGGTAAAAATCCACGAGGATTGGGGAGCGACTCCGGCAACGATAGATCGCGCACTTACAGTTGCTGATAAATACGATGTGCAGGTGGCCATCCATACGGATACACTGAATGAAGCGGGTTTCCTAGAAGATACTATTCAAGCTATCAATGGACGTGTCATCCATACATTCCACACCGAGGGTGCTGGTGGCGGTCACGCTCCAGATATCATCAAATCTGCGATGTATCCAAACGTCTTGCCGGCATCGACCAATCCAACACGTCCATTCACTAAAAATACGATTGACGAGCACTTGGATATGCTGATGGTTTGTCACCACTTGAGTAAAGAAATTCCGGAAGACGTAGCTTTTGCCGATTCTCGTATCCGTCCAGAAACGATTGCTGCTGAGGATGTACTGCAAGATCGTGGTGTATTCAGTATCATGAGCTCGGATTCACAGGCAATGGGTCGTGTAGGTGAAGTCATCACACGGACTTGGCAGACTGCAGACAAGATGAAGAAACAAGTCGGTCCGTTACCTGAAGACGAAGGTAAAGACAACGATAATTTCCGTGCACGTCGCTATGTAGCGAAATATACCATCAACCCAGCAATTGCTCACGGCATTTCCAACTATGTTGGTTCAATCGAGCCTGGTAAAATTGCCGATATGGTTATCTGGCGTCCAGATCTATTCGGTGCAAAACCAGAAATTATTGTGAAAGGAGGAATGATCATCGCTGCTAAAATGGGGGATGCAAATGCTTCTATTCCTACACCGCAGCCTATTATCCTTAGAACCATGTTTGCCGGATTAGGAAAGGCTGTGCATCGTACCTGCTTTAACTTTGTCTCTAAAGTGGCTTTTGAAAAAGGCATTAAGGATGAATATCGTTTGGAACGCTCCTTGTTACCTGTGGAAAATTGTCGAAATATCTCCAAAAAAGATATGATCCATAATGATGCTACACCTGAAATTATCGTCAATCCGGAGAATTATGAGGTAAGTCTTGACGGCGAGATCTTGCGGTCGAAACCTGTGGATACCGTTTCGTTGGGACAACGATACTTCTTGTTTTAA
- a CDS encoding urea transporter has translation MKNNILAFIKAFFKGFGQIMLQGNIWTGILFIGAIIYDSALMGFAGILANIVGVLTAKLMKFDEDHINDGLFGFNATLYGIALVFYFQTNVWVWGALIVGSALTTILMGFALKKNLPVFTFPFILITWIALYVLSIPELALRTVPEHFVDIQEMDDFLIEGHAFGQVIFQGSLIAGLIFFIGVFLSNPMGALYGFAAVIISVYISHHGHESVDMTNNGIFSFNAVLVGIALSGPRVRDGVYVLIGTIIATYFDHFLIHNGWTTLTFPFVFAMWAMHPVKLIDQWLVNRFSSAEGTS, from the coding sequence ATGAAAAATAACATCCTAGCTTTTATTAAAGCTTTTTTTAAAGGATTTGGGCAGATTATGTTACAAGGTAACATTTGGACGGGTATCTTATTTATCGGAGCCATTATTTATGATTCGGCACTTATGGGCTTTGCAGGGATTCTCGCCAACATCGTTGGCGTATTGACGGCCAAGTTGATGAAATTTGATGAGGATCATATCAATGATGGACTTTTCGGATTTAATGCTACGCTTTACGGTATTGCTTTGGTGTTCTATTTCCAGACAAACGTTTGGGTATGGGGAGCCTTAATCGTAGGATCTGCGTTGACCACCATCTTGATGGGGTTTGCATTAAAGAAGAATCTGCCGGTATTTACATTTCCTTTTATCTTAATTACCTGGATCGCATTGTATGTGTTGAGTATTCCAGAACTGGCCTTGCGGACTGTTCCCGAGCATTTTGTTGATATTCAGGAAATGGATGACTTCTTAATCGAAGGCCATGCCTTTGGTCAGGTTATTTTTCAGGGTAGTTTAATTGCTGGATTGATCTTTTTCATCGGGGTTTTCCTGAGTAATCCTATGGGCGCACTTTACGGTTTCGCTGCTGTTATCATCAGTGTTTATATATCACACCATGGCCATGAATCTGTAGATATGACCAATAATGGCATTTTTAGCTTCAATGCGGTTTTGGTTGGAATTGCCCTAAGCGGCCCCCGCGTTAGAGATGGTGTATATGTTCTGATCGGAACAATTATCGCAACATATTTTGATCATTTTTTGATTCACAACGGATGGACAACATTGACTTTTCCATTTGTTTTTGCGATGTGGGCTATGCACCCTGTCAAACTGATCGATCAATGGTTGGTGAATAGGTTTTCATCGGCTGAAGGGACTTCCTAG
- the ureB gene encoding urease subunit beta, protein MIPGEFFIADGYVICNEGREVTTIEVTNTGDRPIQVGSHFHFFEVNKMMEFDREKAFGKRLNIIASTAVRFEPGETKEIELVPYAGGRNIYGHNDLVNGNTETEVAKANALKKVKEQGFKNKVS, encoded by the coding sequence ATGATCCCAGGAGAATTTTTTATTGCAGATGGCTATGTGATCTGCAATGAAGGTAGAGAAGTTACTACAATAGAAGTTACCAACACTGGTGACAGACCAATTCAGGTAGGCTCACATTTTCACTTTTTCGAAGTGAATAAAATGATGGAATTTGATCGTGAGAAAGCTTTTGGTAAACGATTGAACATTATTGCCAGCACAGCAGTACGGTTTGAACCCGGTGAGACAAAAGAGATTGAGTTGGTACCGTATGCAGGTGGCCGAAATATCTATGGTCACAACGATTTGGTGAATGGTAATACCGAAACTGAGGTTGCGAAAGCAAATGCGCTGAAAAAAGTAAAAGAACAAGGCTTTAAAAATAAAGTATCATGA
- a CDS encoding DUF2490 domain-containing protein produces MFKFRLVKLFPIMLLLGIHVNTVYGQVSPPGLGKARTASWSVLGLRRKLDSAGTKEALTYIGLGTKSTPDDSNPFHKQAIWVLNHEVYHKFAKNQQYSYALSYRRQNVYDEAAPYHNEGVEQEFRLYGRYAYTLTFNDRLKWKNTLRQEFRKFFTADFQKAEENFQFRTRLKSQLNFKISAKNKQELALSAEGLFAISKLYEPVSTWSSFGYKETRLGFYYMTDIPKTPLRLDLGYMNDLIKGYDNVDFGVHYLAVDLIWNLPYRKKH; encoded by the coding sequence ATGTTTAAATTTCGTTTAGTAAAACTATTCCCAATAATGCTCTTATTGGGAATTCATGTAAATACGGTGTACGGACAAGTCAGTCCGCCCGGATTAGGAAAAGCAAGGACCGCATCTTGGTCGGTTTTGGGCTTGCGAAGGAAATTGGACAGTGCTGGAACGAAGGAAGCATTGACTTATATCGGTCTAGGGACTAAAAGCACACCGGACGATTCTAATCCATTTCACAAGCAGGCTATTTGGGTGTTAAACCATGAGGTCTATCATAAATTTGCCAAAAATCAACAATATAGTTATGCGTTGAGTTACCGTCGCCAAAACGTTTACGATGAGGCGGCACCATATCATAACGAAGGTGTTGAGCAAGAGTTTAGGTTGTATGGTCGATACGCGTATACATTGACCTTTAACGATCGTTTGAAATGGAAAAATACATTAAGGCAAGAGTTCCGAAAATTCTTTACAGCCGATTTTCAAAAAGCAGAAGAGAATTTTCAATTTAGGACCCGCTTGAAGTCGCAACTGAATTTTAAAATTTCAGCTAAAAATAAGCAGGAATTGGCGTTGAGCGCAGAGGGACTTTTTGCAATCAGTAAGCTCTACGAACCTGTTAGTACCTGGTCTAGCTTTGGCTATAAAGAGACCCGCTTGGGTTTCTATTACATGACAGATATTCCTAAGACACCTTTGCGGTTGGATCTGGGTTATATGAACGACTTAATTAAAGGCTATGATAACGTAGATTTTGGGGTTCATTATTTAGCTGTAGATTTAATCTGGAATCTGCCTTACCGAAAAAAGCATTAG
- a CDS encoding DUF1572 family protein, with protein sequence MDNLIATCIKQFQYYKSLGDKTIAQLSTEQLFWQPNDSSNSIALIVKHLGGNMLSRWTDFLTTDGEKENRNRDQEFENSWADRNELITYWNAGWACLFQAIESLKEEDLAKIIYIRNQGHTVMEAILRQLAHYPYHIGQMLYIGKICLDDKWTSLSIPKGNSASYNKEKFSHEKQQQHFTSEYLQKDQEK encoded by the coding sequence ATGGATAATCTTATAGCGACTTGTATCAAGCAATTTCAATATTATAAATCATTGGGTGATAAAACAATTGCACAGCTAAGCACTGAACAACTCTTTTGGCAACCCAATGATTCGAGCAATAGCATTGCATTAATTGTTAAACATTTAGGTGGAAATATGCTTTCTCGATGGACCGATTTTCTCACCACAGATGGCGAAAAAGAAAATAGAAACCGTGATCAGGAGTTTGAGAACAGCTGGGCCGATCGCAATGAGCTTATTACCTATTGGAATGCCGGATGGGCCTGTTTGTTTCAGGCTATTGAATCCCTCAAAGAAGAAGATCTCGCTAAAATTATCTATATCCGTAATCAAGGACATACCGTCATGGAAGCGATCTTACGGCAGCTAGCACATTATCCCTATCACATCGGTCAGATGCTCTATATCGGGAAAATATGTTTGGATGACAAATGGACCTCCCTATCGATACCCAAGGGTAATTCAGCTTCCTATAATAAGGAGAAATTCAGCCACGAAAAACAGCAACAACATTTCACGTCCGAGTATCTACAAAAGGATCAGGAGAAGTAG
- a CDS encoding GIN domain-containing protein, whose amino-acid sequence MKRILTIAFISFLYVAQAQERETRKITAPDGISSATSLRVDYIHSNRNEVVVEADNPEHLSLIETTVKNGTLYVQYKRNSSIRNARNNRVTVYSSKIPTRFSASSSSSIYTDETIKANKISVDVSSSAKISLKKLIADDINLSTSSSSKLTTDVSSKNLQVSASSSSKQEIAGSASNLNLNTNSSASVDMSRFSTTNAQIQANSSANVTLSVKENLQGNVSTSARIALKNQPKNVQVDKSTSGRVVL is encoded by the coding sequence ATGAAAAGAATCTTAACCATTGCCTTTATTTCATTTTTATATGTAGCTCAGGCACAAGAACGCGAAACACGTAAGATCACTGCTCCAGATGGCATTTCATCGGCAACTTCATTACGTGTAGATTATATTCACTCTAATCGCAATGAGGTTGTTGTTGAAGCAGATAATCCCGAACATTTATCCCTCATCGAAACGACTGTAAAAAACGGTACACTGTATGTACAGTATAAAAGAAACAGTTCAATCAGAAATGCGAGAAACAATCGCGTAACTGTTTACTCAAGCAAGATACCGACACGCTTTTCGGCATCATCCAGCAGTTCGATCTATACCGATGAAACGATTAAGGCAAACAAAATTTCTGTAGACGTATCCTCCTCCGCAAAAATATCGCTTAAAAAATTAATTGCTGATGATATCAACCTTTCAACGAGCTCTTCTAGCAAGTTAACGACAGATGTCAGCAGTAAAAATTTGCAAGTATCGGCAAGCAGTTCGTCTAAGCAGGAAATTGCGGGTAGCGCTTCAAATTTAAATTTGAACACCAATTCATCCGCATCGGTTGACATGAGCCGTTTCTCGACAACAAATGCCCAAATACAAGCCAATTCGTCTGCAAATGTAACGCTCAGCGTGAAAGAAAACTTACAGGGAAATGTTTCTACATCGGCAAGAATTGCGTTAAAAAATCAGCCAAAAAATGTCCAAGTTGACAAATCAACAAGTGGCAGAGTAGTATTGTAA
- a CDS encoding helix-turn-helix domain-containing protein, producing the protein MKNSIKIINNYEYKKLFLPDVSEHNLFNENKIQVYRIENYLRSILMPVIPYRTTFNFLIFVTKGSLTQHLESASYTLTENQVINIKQGNITATLAISDDVEGFFVVYENEIVTDIELGINDIKFFNSHPFTTLKPHVAHWIQQMLMLLEEELFTEGRVMEVCISMMQCVLLKVIKSDIETKAPMSRQLDIAFRFREYVQKFHIDHKNVLFYANLLHISENYLNKCVKEATNKPPKQWISEISILHSQILLQDATRDIAGIAFELKFQSPSYFTRLFKKITGYSPSDYRKHKFMAD; encoded by the coding sequence ATGAAAAATTCGATTAAGATCATCAATAATTACGAGTACAAAAAGTTATTTCTACCGGATGTTTCTGAGCACAATTTATTCAATGAGAATAAAATTCAAGTCTATCGAATCGAGAATTACCTCCGCAGTATCCTGATGCCTGTCATCCCCTATCGTACAACGTTTAATTTTCTCATTTTTGTAACGAAGGGATCACTGACCCAGCATCTCGAAAGCGCATCTTATACCTTAACCGAAAATCAAGTCATTAACATTAAACAAGGTAATATCACGGCAACGCTGGCAATTTCTGATGATGTAGAAGGTTTTTTCGTGGTCTATGAAAATGAAATTGTGACTGATATTGAACTCGGTATAAACGATATCAAATTTTTCAATTCCCATCCTTTTACCACACTAAAACCCCATGTAGCGCACTGGATCCAGCAAATGCTCATGTTGTTGGAAGAGGAACTTTTTACCGAGGGCCGCGTGATGGAAGTCTGCATATCCATGATGCAGTGTGTCCTATTGAAGGTGATAAAATCGGATATTGAAACAAAGGCACCGATGAGCCGACAGCTCGATATCGCTTTCCGTTTTCGCGAATATGTACAAAAATTCCATATTGATCATAAAAACGTATTATTCTATGCCAATTTATTGCATATTTCAGAAAATTACCTCAATAAATGTGTAAAAGAAGCGACGAATAAACCTCCGAAGCAATGGATTAGCGAAATAAGTATTTTACATAGTCAGATTCTGCTGCAGGACGCGACGAGAGATATCGCTGGAATAGCCTTTGAATTGAAATTTCAATCGCCATCCTATTTCACCAGACTATTCAAAAAAATCACTGGGTATTCACCCAGTGACTATCGGAAACATAAGTTCATGGCGGACTAA
- a CDS encoding urease accessory protein UreD, with protein sequence MICSLAIKIAHREGKSFLKDAYATQPFRIVPVGQYQKDNAAYLMIMSSSPGLLDGDDHRIQVDIAPGSKLQLQTQAYQRLFHMKGHSSQTMEVNVGENAVFSYVPHPVVPQHSSHFLSHNIVHLASNCHLLLSEIVTCGRKMSGEEFMYNHFQNLTECYVNGRLVVKDNVLLQPDRMPIQGLGILEGYTHQGTLIYLNSAGLNPSDWIEAFHEQYGETKDVAFGISELQHDGFMVRVLGYGAEQLYLLFKEMQSTLWDNIFLNNN encoded by the coding sequence ATGATTTGTTCTTTAGCTATTAAGATAGCACATCGCGAAGGAAAATCCTTTTTAAAAGATGCGTATGCCACACAACCGTTTCGTATCGTTCCTGTTGGGCAATATCAAAAAGACAATGCCGCGTACTTGATGATTATGAGTTCATCGCCTGGTTTGTTGGATGGAGATGACCATCGTATTCAAGTTGATATTGCTCCGGGTTCTAAGTTACAGTTACAAACGCAGGCTTACCAGCGTTTGTTTCATATGAAAGGTCATTCGTCCCAAACGATGGAAGTGAATGTAGGCGAAAATGCTGTTTTTTCTTATGTACCTCATCCAGTAGTACCTCAGCATTCGTCTCATTTTTTGAGCCATAACATTGTACATCTTGCTTCAAATTGTCACTTATTGCTGAGTGAAATCGTGACTTGTGGCCGGAAAATGTCCGGTGAAGAGTTTATGTACAACCACTTTCAAAATCTGACAGAATGCTATGTCAATGGTAGGCTCGTGGTGAAGGATAATGTATTGCTGCAGCCAGATCGTATGCCTATACAAGGTTTGGGTATTTTGGAAGGCTATACGCACCAGGGAACGTTGATCTATCTGAATAGCGCCGGCTTGAATCCAAGTGATTGGATCGAGGCTTTCCATGAGCAATACGGGGAAACCAAAGACGTTGCGTTTGGTATTAGTGAATTGCAACATGACGGTTTTATGGTTCGCGTTTTAGGTTACGGTGCCGAACAGCTCTATCTTCTTTTTAAAGAAATGCAAAGCACATTATGGGACAACATATTTTTGAATAACAACTAA
- a CDS encoding urease accessory protein UreF, with protein MKNTFLGKLLHLADPTLPIGGFTHSNGLETYVQQGLVCDKATADNYVRHNLWYNLKYNDAALMKLAYEATSSQDIDTLIALDQECTALKSPREIRDASKKLGLRIYKIFSRYQQQDFMLSWGELIQKKEVDSHYCLMYGMLASLLEIPLEEALHGFYYNAAITMVTNAVKLVPLGQLDGQDILFGLHDDILDLCKETLTVERNLVGLCNIGFDIRCMQHERLYSRVYIS; from the coding sequence ATGAAAAATACATTTCTAGGCAAGTTACTCCATTTAGCAGATCCTACATTGCCAATTGGTGGGTTTACCCATTCCAATGGACTGGAGACTTATGTGCAACAGGGCTTGGTCTGTGATAAGGCTACAGCAGACAATTATGTGCGTCATAACCTCTGGTATAATTTGAAGTATAATGATGCTGCTTTGATGAAATTGGCCTATGAAGCAACTTCTTCGCAGGACATCGATACATTGATCGCCCTGGATCAAGAATGTACAGCATTAAAAAGCCCAAGAGAAATTCGCGATGCCAGTAAAAAACTGGGCTTACGTATTTATAAAATATTCAGTCGGTATCAACAGCAGGATTTTATGCTGTCCTGGGGTGAATTAATCCAAAAGAAGGAAGTAGATAGTCATTACTGTTTGATGTATGGCATGTTGGCGTCACTTTTAGAAATTCCTTTGGAAGAAGCGTTACACGGCTTTTACTATAATGCCGCCATTACGATGGTTACCAATGCTGTTAAACTTGTGCCATTAGGACAATTGGATGGCCAGGATATACTTTTTGGTTTACATGATGATATACTTGATCTCTGCAAAGAGACCTTAACAGTTGAACGGAATTTAGTGGGTTTATGCAACATCGGATTTGACATCCGTTGCATGCAACACGAACGATTATATTCTAGAGTTTATATTTCTTAA